The sequence AAGAGATAGCTTACGCATACTCTCTTATGTATAAGGCGGTAATAGAATATACAAAACAGGGCACAGACCCAGAGCTTATTGGCAGGTACATATCCGAACTGAGCGACAGGATCATGCAAAGACTTGTTTTTCTTACTATAAAAGAGATAGGAATGGAACCACCTACAGCCTTTAGCGTGTTGGTGCTCGGAAGCGAAGGAAGAAGGGAACAAAGCCTGAAAACTGATCAGGACAACGCTTTAGTGTACGAAGATGTACCCATGTTGGACCTTTCGGTAGATGATTACTTTAAAGATTTTTCGGAGAGATACGCCAAAAACCTTCTTAAGATAGGTTTTCCTCCATGTCCGGGAAAGGTAATGCTTTCAAACCCTGTGTGGAGAAGGAGTTTGAAAGAATGGATCGTGCAGATAGACCGTTGGATTGAAAACCCAAAGGGTGAGCATACCATTTATTTGTCCGTTTTCCTTGACCTGAGGACCGTCTTTGGGTCTGAGTGGTTAGAACAAGAGTTAAGAGATTACATATTCAAAAAGGCGAGCGACAACAAAGTTTTCCTTTCCTTTTTGGCAAGTCAAGTGCTGAGGTTTAGGGTGCCTTTGGGCTTTTTCAGGGACTTTGTAGTGGAAAAAACGGGTTTTCACAAAGGGGAGTTTGACATAAAGGCACGTGGGATTTTTCCTTTGGTACACGGCGTGCGCGTTTTGGCTCTTGAACATAGGATAAGTTCTACCAACACTTTTGAAAGACTAAAGGAACTGTCTTCAACAGGTGTAATTTCCGAAAGTTTCGCTAAGGACTTAGCAGATGCTTATAAATTTCTTATTGCAATCCGCCTGAAATTTCAAGCAGATGAGCTGTCAAAGGGTAGAGAACCTACTAATTATATAAATCCCAGTGCTCTCTCAAGAGCGGAAAAAACAGTACTGAAGGATGTTTTTCGTATTGTAGAAGAATTTCAGAGGTTCCTTAACAGTAAGTATAAGCTGAGTTATTTTTTAACTTGTTATTTCCTCTATTGCCTTTCCCTTTGCTTCTAAGCCCATTATGGACCAAATTAGGAAAGACACAAAACCAAAAAACCAAAGTATGGATAAGCCTATAATACCGTAAGTATAACTTGCAGAAGCTAAGCTAACGAGAACAATAGGCGAAATGGCTCCAGCCAACCTTCCCATCACAGAAATTAGCCCAATGGCATAAGCTCTAAGATAAGAAGGGTATATCTCTGTAGCGGACACATAAGCCACAGAAGCAAAAGAAAAGGCAAAAAATGAGTAAATAAGATAGGTAAGATCAAAATTAAAGCTCAGTAGAAACAGTAATGAAAGGAGAAAGGACATGAAACTAACAAAAGTGCCGGTTATCTTGCGTCCTAAAACATCACTCGCCAAGGCAACCAGTATGCCACCTATTAGACCACCCACACTTCCCACAAGGAGTATTCTGGGAATGTCTTCAGAGCTCAGATGAAAGCTAACAGGGATGAGAGTGATCATACCGTAGTATGTGGCAAGTATGGTTATACTCATGGAGGAACTAAAGAGAAAGCGCCATCTGTAGCGTGAAAGGATCAGCTTTGTAGCATCAAGGATACTTCCTTCAAATATTGGAATAGAGCATGAGTCTTGACTATACCTACCACCTGCCTTCTTTTCAAGCTCTTGGACTATTCTCTCCGCTTGGTCAATTCTACCCTTTGATAGGAGCCAACGGGGAGATTCAGGTACTGCAAACCTAACAAAGATAATAAGAAGTGCCAGCGCACCACCCAATAAGAAAGCAAAGCGCCACGCAAAGCTCTCATCAAAAAGGGAAAGGAGAAAACCTGCACTCAAGGATGCCATTATACTTCCCAAGTTCCAAAGAGATGAGATGATCCCATCCACCTTACCTCTGTGCCTTGATGGTATAAACTCATCCACTGCAGAGTGTATAGCAGAAAACTCTCCTCCTATCCCAGCACCCGCAAGCACTCTAAAAAAGAAAGCGGTCTCAAAACTGTTGGCAAAGCCCGTCAAAAATGTACCAAGAGAATAAAGAAGCAGTGTTATAAGAAATATCTTTTTCCTGCCGTATCTGTCTGCCAGATACCCAAAGAGAAGGGATCCCAAAATAGCACCCAACAGAAAACCGCTTACCATCAGGGAACTCTGCCAAGGTGCAAAACCAAGAGACAAAGACATGGGCTTTAACACAGCACTTACTATGACTATCTCAAAGGCATCAAGCACCCATGTAATACCTAAAGCCAACACAAACACAGTGTGAAATCTGCACCACGGCAGACTATCAAGCCTACAAGTCAAATCCGTGTTTATAAATCTCATGCGTTAAAATATATTCTCACATGATAGCTTATTTCGTAATGGAAGTAGGCTTAGACGAAAACATACCTACTTACAGTGGGGGATTGGGCACGCTTATTGGTGATACGCTTTACTCATTTGCTGACCTTGGCATACCAGCGGTTTGTATAACGCTCCTTTACAAAAAAGGCTATGTTTACCAAAAGATAGGTAAAGATGGTAGACAGATAGACCTTGAAGATGAATGGGATTACTCCGAGGTGTTAAAACCTCTTTCCGTTGAGGTGGAATTGCCTTTAGGTGATAGGAAGCAAAAGCTCAGAGCTTGGGAGTATATGGTAAAGGGAAAGAGAAACATAAAGGTGATATTCCTTGATGGGGACATTGAGAGCAACGACCAGATAGTAAGAGAAGCTTTTCAGAGGCTCTATTACAGCGACAGAGAAAAAAGGCTAATACAGGAGATAGTCCTCGGTATAGGAGGCTACAGGGTACTCAAAGCGCTTGGGTATGAGATAAGCCTTTACCACATAAACGAAAGCCATTCCGCCTTTCTACTTTTTGAGCTTTTAAAAGACAGCAAGAATGCGGAGGAGGTCAGAAAAAAAGTAGTCTTTACTACACACACATCTTTGCCAGTTGGTCACGATAGCTTTCCTCTGAACATGGTTAAAGGCTATCTTAAACTTTACGATGGTGTTGAGTGGGAAAAGGAAGCCACAGACGGCAACGAGCTTGATCTCTCTCTTCTGAGTGCCAGATATAGCTCTATAGTAAATGCGGTATCTCTCAGACACAGGTTTATAACAAAGAGAAGCTACCATTTTAGAGAAGTGGACTACATTACCAATGGCGTTTACCACAAGCGTTGGGTGTGTGAGGAGTTAAAGGATATTTATGACAGATACTTACCCGGCTGGGATGACAACCCTGCACTGCTCAAACAAGCATACGACATACCTTCCATAGAACTTCTCAACGCTCATTTGGAAGCCAAAGAAAAACTTATCAACTTTATAAACAAAAACTACGATGCAAGTTTTATACCTGAATGTCCTGTGTTGTGTATAGCAAGGAGGATAACCGCTTACAAAAGAAACAACCTTATTTTAAGAGACATAGAGAGATTAATAAGGATAGCAGAAAGGTTTGGCGGTCTACAGGTGGTCTTTGCAGGAAAAGCTCATCCTGCAGATGAGGAAGGGAAAGCCATTGTCAAAGATATAAACGACAAAATAAACTACACGAAAAGTAGAACAAAAGATCTTAGAATGGTTTTTATAGAGAATTACGGCATACATGTAGCAAAGCTCTTAGTTTCTGGTTGTGATGTGTGGCTAAACAATCCCAAAAGACCTTACGAGGCATGTGGAACCAGCGGTATGAAAGCTTCCATGAACGGAGTTATCAACTTCTCCACTTGGGATGGCTGGTGGCTTGAGGGTGGTATAGAAGGTATAAACGGATGGGGCATAGGACCCAAACCACACTGGCTTGATATGTCCGAATCTAACGATGAGGAAGATTTAGAAGATATATACGGAAAGCTTCAGCACCTGATACTTCCCCTATACTACAACCATCAGGATGAGTGGGTTAAAATGATGAAAAACAGTATAGCTACAGTAGGTCCATACTTTAACACCTACAGAATGGTGAGCGAGTACTTTGTTAAGATATACTCTGCAGGACTTAGGATATGATAGCTTACTTTGTAATGGAATTAGGGCTTGAGGACAGGATACCCACATACAGCGGTGGTCTTGGCACCCTAATAGGTGATACCCTCTATTCCTTTGCTGACCTTGGCATACCAGCGGTCTGTATAACGCTCCTTTACAAAAAAGGCTACACTCTTCAGAAGATAACGCCACACGGGATGCAACTGGACTTTGATGCTTTTTGGGACTACAAAAAGATACTAAAACCCATAGATGCAGAAGTTGAAGTCTATTTTGGAGAAAGGAAACAAAAGGTTCGAGCGTGGGAGTACACGATAAGAGGTAAGGGGGAAATAAAAGTTATATTTCTTGATGCTGACCTTCCTCAGAACGATCCAGATATAAGAAAGCTCAACGAAAGATTATACTTTGACGATGGACTCTACAGACTCAGACAGGAAATACTTTTAGGAATAGGAGGATACAGAGTGCTCAAAGCTCTGGGATACAACATAGGTGTGTATCACCAAAACGAAAGTCACTCTGCCCTTCTTGTGGTAGAGCTCCTAAGGGAGTTAAAAGATGTGGAGAAGGTGAGAAACAAATGTGTCTTTACCACACACACGCCCGTTGAAGCTGGTCACGACAAATTCCCCATAGACATGATAAAAGAAGAGTTAAAAATGTACGATCACATAAACTGGGATGAGGAAGCTATAGATGGCTTTTTAAATCTGTCTGCCCTTGCTTTCAAATACTCTTGTAAGGCTAATGCAGTATCTTACAAACACATGTTTGTATCGCAGAGGATATTCCAGGGTATAAATGCTAAGTGTGAGCTTGACTATGTCACAAACGGTGTATACCACAAAAGGTGGATACATCCAGAGATCAAAGAACTCTTTGACGAGTACATACCCGGCTGGGATGATAATCCCATTTTACTGAACCAAGTTTACAGAATACCCTCTGAGCTTATCCTAAAAAAACACAACAAGATAAAGAATGAACTTATAAACTACATAAACAAAAACACTGACGCAGGCTTCAGCGACGATGTGCTAACCATAGGAATAGCAAGGAGGATAACCGCTTACAAAAGAAACAACCTTATCCTGAAGGATATTGACAGATTGATATACATTGCAGAACACTTTGGAGATGTGCAGATAGTTTTTGCAGGTAAAGCACATCCCAAGGACACCATGGGTAAGGAGATGATCGCCGACATCATCTCAAAGATAAAAACAGTAAAAGGGAGAACCAACAAGCTAAAAATAGCCTTCCTTGAAAACTACAGCATAGATATGGCAAAACTCTTAGTTTCTGGTTGTGATGTATGGCTAAACAATCCCAAAAGACCTTACGAGGCATGTGGAACCAGCGGTATGAAAGCTGCCATGAACGGAGTTATCAACTTCTCCACTTGGGATGGATGGTGGCTTGAGGGTGGTATAGAAGGTATAAACGGATGGGGCATAGGACCCAAACCCCACTGGCTTGATATGTCCGAATCTAACGATGAGGAAGATTTAGAAGATATATACGGAAAGCTCGCTTATGTGATCCTTCCCATGTATTATACAAACAAGGACGAGTGGGTTCATATGATGGAAAACAGTATAGCTACTGTAGGTCCATACTTTAACACCCACAGGATGGTGAGTGAGTATATTAGTAAGATATACCAAATAGGATTAAGGTAATGGTAGAGATCTCTGCCTGTGAGCTTATTAATCTTGATGAGAAGGTAATAGTGGATATAAGGAGTCCCTCCGAGTACGCTCAGTTTCATATACCTGGTGCAATAAACATTCCCCTCTTTGAGGATGATGAGAAGTTTCTCATAGGCTACATTTACAGAAAGGAAGGCGTAGAGAAAGCTAAACAGCTGGGATACTCCATAGCCAACAGTAAGCTACAGAAATTGTTTGAAAGTTTTAGACAGCTCAAAAGGGTTCACAAACATGTAGTGGTTTATTGCTGGCGTGGAGGACTTAGAAGCTTAGAGCTGTGTAAAGCGCTCTCTTCTGTAGGAATACAAGTAATAAGACTAAGAGGTGGATACAGAGCCTACAGAGAGTTTATCCTTCAGGACATGGAGGAAAGGCTAAAAAGTATAAACTTTATCGTGCTTACTGGAAAGACGGGTGTGGGGAAAAGTAAAGTGCTAAGGCTCTTAAGGGAAGAAGGTGTACCTGTGATAGACCTTGAGGATCTGGCTCAGGATCGTGGCTCTGTGTTTGGTAAGGTGGGCAAAAAGACGAGGATCTCTCAAAAAATGTTTGATGCCTTACTTTACGAAAACATAAGAAGTTTAAGCGGACCTTACGCTTTTGTGGAAGATGAGAGCAGATGCATAGGAAACATACACATACCTGATGCGCTTTGGAAAAAGAAAGAGGAGGGCGTGTTTGTAGAACTTACCAACAGCATGGAAAACAGGATAAGGAACATCTTGGAAGAGTATACCCTTGAGGAAGGGTGGGAAGAGGATGTAAGGGTGGCTCTTGGAAAAATAAAAAGGTATCTGGGGGAAGAAGGTTTTGCTCAGGCATTGTGTATGTTGGAAGAAAGAAGATACGAAGAGTTGGTGAAGTTTCTTATGGAGGCACATTACGATAAGAGATACAAGCTTATTAGAAAACCCCTTTATACGGTTGATTGTACAGACTTACAAAAATGTAAAGATGAGCTCTTGAAAATTTTTAATACTCACTCTAAAACTTGTCTCTCAAGCTCTCCAAAATGATATCCTTTATATCATCTTCTTGGTTTTGTTCCTTTAGGACCCTTCTGGCAAACAAAAACCTCGTTTTCCAATAGGGTTCGTCTATCCTACTTATTACTATACCCTGCGTGGTAGATGCGTGTATCATCTTGCCATTACCTATGTATATACCTACATGCGAAGGATATGGTGCGTAAGTTCTAAAAAAGAGAAGGTCTCCGGGCTTTATGTCTTCCCTTTTTACAGGCTTACCGTATTGAGCCTGCTCCCTTGTAGACCTTGGCAGTTCTATTCCGTTTATGCGGAAAACCTTCTGAACAAAGGCAGAGCAGTCCATAGCGTAGGAGCTGTCAGACCCAAACCTGTAGCCTCTATCCATAAAGCTAAGAGCGGTAATAAGAAGGTGATCCTCATCTGGAAGGGCAAAGGAAAAATATGTCCAATAAATGACTCCCAATAAAGTGATCCCTTTTATGCCTACCATAACATCCCCCCTTTATAAACATTTTAAACTCCTCCACCTGCGCTGTAAAACCTGTACTTTAAACCTCTTATCCTCTCCAGATTACTCATAAGGAGGTCCTCTATGTAGGGATTGTGGGATATAACAAGAACATCAAGTCCAAATCCACCTTCTTCAAGAAATCTTCTTGCGGAAAGCAAAAACTCTCTGAGGACCTCATCGCACTCAACCTCAAAAGGTGCTCCCAAAAAGTGATGGCTCATACCGAGAAAGCTTCCGGGTTTGACTTTTACCATCAATCTTACTGGATTGAGGGCTTCAAGGAGCTTGTCCTTCAAATGGGCAAACTGTAGTCCAAACATGAGCATGGCGTCGGTTATTATATACTTGGAATGTAGGGTCGTAAACTGCCTAAACCCTGTTTCTTTAAAGTCCATCTTGAGGTTGTCTCTTACGGTTTCTATCCAATGAGGGTGTGGGTTATCTACAAGCCACAGGAGTTTTTCTGGATAAAAGCGCTCTTCCTCCTCTTTCCCCCAGATCATAATAGCGAGGGGCATTCTAATAAATTTATAACATTACGGTTTTTTAACAATCACGGCTATAGGCTTTACTGGATTTGTAGGAACCTTGGAGTAGAATCTGAACCATTCCTCGGGCAGAATTTCCCAAAGCCTTTTCCAGTTTTCAACCCATGTCTTCACAAAGTCCCAGGGAGGCACAGTAGGGCACATGAGGGATATGGATATGATGAGATCTCCTCTTTCGTTTATTGACGGGATAATGGGAAAGCTCCTACAGTCTATGGGATGTTTTCCGTGTATGCCACAAAATCCGTCTCTGTTAAAGGGACAGTCCTGATTTGGAGCCAAAAAGCCTATATTAAAGCCGTTTACGCTTATCTCAGGAAATCCTGCAGAGTTTAGCTTTTTGATGAGCGTATTTTCGGTAGGTAGGAGTACTACCGCTTCGTTGATCCTTTGGCATTCCTCTGATCTTTTACCACCTTTGGCACACAAGAAACACCCAAGTTGAGAACATCCTATGTCAAAATGCTGTGTGGAATGATAGATCTCTTCAATGATTGCAGACAGCCGACTTTCTTTATCTCCTTGTGTCTTTTCCATAATGCTTGTATATTTTATACACTAAAATTTTTTTTGCATGAATTTCTCTATGATCAGCGACTATGATGTTTATCTATTTAAAGAAGGTACGCACTGCAAACTTTACGAAAAACTTGGTGCTCATCTATTTGAGGAAGGTGTTTACTTTGCAGTTTGGGCACCTAACGCTACTTATGTTTCTGTTGTAGGAAGCTTTAATAACTGGGACAGAGGTGCAAACCCACTCAGAAAAAGAGAAGATGCTTCTGGCATATGGGAAGGTTTTGTAAAGGGTGCCCGTGCTGGAGATCTTTATAAGTACTTTGTAGTCTCAAAAAGCGGATACACAGCTGAAAAATCAGACCCCTTTGGTTTTCTCTTTGAAGTTCCACCAAAGACAGCAAGCGTAGTGTGGGATCTTAGCTACACATGGAATGACCATGTGTGGATGCAAAACAGATACCTTTCAAACTCCTTAAACGCTCCTTGGCTCATATACGAGGTGCATCTGGGTTCGTGGAAAAAGAAAGGTTGGGAGTCTCTTGGCTATAGGGAGCTTGCACAAGAGCTTGTCCAGTATGCCAAGTATATGGGATTTACGCATGTGGAGTTCTTACCTGTTATGGAGCACCCCTTTTACGGTTCTTGGGGTTATCAGACAACAGGCTACTTTGCACCCACCTCACGATACGGTACACCTCAGGACTTTATGTACCTTATAGACAGACTGCACCAAGAGGGTATAGGGGTGATCCTTGATTGGGTACCTTCTCACTTTCCTACAGATGGGCATGCCTTGGCATACTTTGATGGCACACATCTTTACGAATACGAAGACTATAGGAAGAGATACCATCCAGACTGGCACAGCTACATCTTTGATTACTCA comes from Hydrogenobacter hydrogenophilus and encodes:
- a CDS encoding putative nucleotidyltransferase substrate binding domain-containing protein, with protein sequence MLDPERFFKETYPFDRLSEEDIKRLSSNIMVRYYSKGETIFEEGSSPLEFLYVIRKGAVVLKKDSAVVDYLQEGDSFDYLSLLENVPPSSKAVAIEDTILFMIHKRIFLRFLNDYEELRNFYTKKLIERVRKEKPQLSTGFDMWINLPIRHLKLSPPLFVDGQESVYQVILKMVEEDLSFALVIDENVIGIITERDIIKRVFAKDLDPKYTRAKDVASFPLIYIHMDAFLFDALLLMTRHNIRRLGVKDKDKIVGVLEDKDIIHHESQNIPFLAKYINKAKSTEEIAYAYSLMYKAVIEYTKQGTDPELIGRYISELSDRIMQRLVFLTIKEIGMEPPTAFSVLVLGSEGRREQSLKTDQDNALVYEDVPMLDLSVDDYFKDFSERYAKNLLKIGFPPCPGKVMLSNPVWRRSLKEWIVQIDRWIENPKGEHTIYLSVFLDLRTVFGSEWLEQELRDYIFKKASDNKVFLSFLASQVLRFRVPLGFFRDFVVEKTGFHKGEFDIKARGIFPLVHGVRVLALEHRISSTNTFERLKELSSTGVISESFAKDLADAYKFLIAIRLKFQADELSKGREPTNYINPSALSRAEKTVLKDVFRIVEEFQRFLNSKYKLSYFLTCYFLYCLSLCF
- the glgP gene encoding alpha-glucan family phosphorylase translates to MIAYFVMELGLEDRIPTYSGGLGTLIGDTLYSFADLGIPAVCITLLYKKGYTLQKITPHGMQLDFDAFWDYKKILKPIDAEVEVYFGERKQKVRAWEYTIRGKGEIKVIFLDADLPQNDPDIRKLNERLYFDDGLYRLRQEILLGIGGYRVLKALGYNIGVYHQNESHSALLVVELLRELKDVEKVRNKCVFTTHTPVEAGHDKFPIDMIKEELKMYDHINWDEEAIDGFLNLSALAFKYSCKANAVSYKHMFVSQRIFQGINAKCELDYVTNGVYHKRWIHPEIKELFDEYIPGWDDNPILLNQVYRIPSELILKKHNKIKNELINYINKNTDAGFSDDVLTIGIARRITAYKRNNLILKDIDRLIYIAEHFGDVQIVFAGKAHPKDTMGKEMIADIISKIKTVKGRTNKLKIAFLENYSIDMAKLLVSGCDVWLNNPKRPYEACGTSGMKAAMNGVINFSTWDGWWLEGGIEGINGWGIGPKPHWLDMSESNDEEDLEDIYGKLAYVILPMYYTNKDEWVHMMENSIATVGPYFNTHRMVSEYISKIYQIGLR
- a CDS encoding MFS transporter, encoding MRFINTDLTCRLDSLPWCRFHTVFVLALGITWVLDAFEIVIVSAVLKPMSLSLGFAPWQSSLMVSGFLLGAILGSLLFGYLADRYGRKKIFLITLLLYSLGTFLTGFANSFETAFFFRVLAGAGIGGEFSAIHSAVDEFIPSRHRGKVDGIISSLWNLGSIMASLSAGFLLSLFDESFAWRFAFLLGGALALLIIFVRFAVPESPRWLLSKGRIDQAERIVQELEKKAGGRYSQDSCSIPIFEGSILDATKLILSRYRWRFLFSSSMSITILATYYGMITLIPVSFHLSSEDIPRILLVGSVGGLIGGILVALASDVLGRKITGTFVSFMSFLLSLLFLLSFNFDLTYLIYSFFAFSFASVAYVSATEIYPSYLRAYAIGLISVMGRLAGAISPIVLVSLASASYTYGIIGLSILWFFGFVSFLIWSIMGLEAKGKAIEEITS
- the glgP gene encoding alpha-glucan family phosphorylase, which gives rise to MIAYFVMEVGLDENIPTYSGGLGTLIGDTLYSFADLGIPAVCITLLYKKGYVYQKIGKDGRQIDLEDEWDYSEVLKPLSVEVELPLGDRKQKLRAWEYMVKGKRNIKVIFLDGDIESNDQIVREAFQRLYYSDREKRLIQEIVLGIGGYRVLKALGYEISLYHINESHSAFLLFELLKDSKNAEEVRKKVVFTTHTSLPVGHDSFPLNMVKGYLKLYDGVEWEKEATDGNELDLSLLSARYSSIVNAVSLRHRFITKRSYHFREVDYITNGVYHKRWVCEELKDIYDRYLPGWDDNPALLKQAYDIPSIELLNAHLEAKEKLINFINKNYDASFIPECPVLCIARRITAYKRNNLILRDIERLIRIAERFGGLQVVFAGKAHPADEEGKAIVKDINDKINYTKSRTKDLRMVFIENYGIHVAKLLVSGCDVWLNNPKRPYEACGTSGMKASMNGVINFSTWDGWWLEGGIEGINGWGIGPKPHWLDMSESNDEEDLEDIYGKLQHLILPLYYNHQDEWVKMMKNSIATVGPYFNTYRMVSEYFVKIYSAGLRI
- a CDS encoding C40 family peptidase, yielding MVGIKGITLLGVIYWTYFSFALPDEDHLLITALSFMDRGYRFGSDSSYAMDCSAFVQKVFRINGIELPRSTREQAQYGKPVKREDIKPGDLLFFRTYAPYPSHVGIYIGNGKMIHASTTQGIVISRIDEPYWKTRFLFARRVLKEQNQEDDIKDIILESLRDKF
- the mnmH gene encoding tRNA 2-selenouridine(34) synthase MnmH codes for the protein MVEISACELINLDEKVIVDIRSPSEYAQFHIPGAINIPLFEDDEKFLIGYIYRKEGVEKAKQLGYSIANSKLQKLFESFRQLKRVHKHVVVYCWRGGLRSLELCKALSSVGIQVIRLRGGYRAYREFILQDMEERLKSINFIVLTGKTGVGKSKVLRLLREEGVPVIDLEDLAQDRGSVFGKVGKKTRISQKMFDALLYENIRSLSGPYAFVEDESRCIGNIHIPDALWKKKEEGVFVELTNSMENRIRNILEEYTLEEGWEEDVRVALGKIKRYLGEEGFAQALCMLEERRYEELVKFLMEAHYDKRYKLIRKPLYTVDCTDLQKCKDELLKIFNTHSKTCLSSSPK